A part of Saccharomonospora amisosensis genomic DNA contains:
- a CDS encoding YwaF family protein, producing MATQGQFNAYGPSHWMVLLIFAAGTAALVGFGRKYRETAADRHFSRGFAVVLLAVYVTIQAYTMSSARWDVADSVPLHLSDLAGLVAAYALWSHRHWAFALTYYWCLSLSTQALVSPVLASPDFPHHEFLAFWGMHLLVIWAAIYLTWGAGLRPTWRGYRITVAVTLGWVAVAMTFNAATGTNYGYLNRKPDTGSVLDLLGPWPWYLLPEITVIAAAWALMTWPWTVHRHRAANSRRT from the coding sequence ATGGCAACGCAGGGCCAGTTCAACGCCTACGGGCCCTCGCACTGGATGGTCTTGCTGATCTTCGCGGCGGGGACGGCGGCGCTGGTCGGCTTCGGTCGCAAGTACCGCGAAACCGCGGCGGACCGCCACTTCAGCCGCGGTTTCGCCGTCGTGCTGCTGGCCGTCTACGTGACGATCCAGGCCTACACCATGTCGTCGGCGCGGTGGGACGTCGCCGACTCCGTGCCGCTGCACCTGTCGGACCTGGCAGGGCTCGTCGCCGCGTACGCGCTGTGGTCACATCGACACTGGGCTTTCGCGCTCACCTACTACTGGTGCCTCTCGCTGAGCACGCAGGCCCTTGTCTCCCCCGTGCTCGCCAGTCCCGACTTCCCTCACCACGAGTTCCTGGCGTTCTGGGGCATGCACCTGCTCGTCATCTGGGCGGCGATCTACCTCACCTGGGGGGCGGGGTTGCGACCGACGTGGCGCGGTTACCGCATCACCGTCGCCGTGACACTGGGCTGGGTCGCGGTCGCGATGACCTTCAACGCGGCCACCGGCACCAACTACGGCTACCTCAACCGCAAGCCGGACACCGGCTCGGTGCTCGACCTGCTCGGCCCGTGGCCGTGGTACCTACTCCCTGAGATCACGGTCATCGCCGCCGCATGGGCGCTGATGACGTGGCCATGGACCGTGCACCGGCACAGGGCGGCGAACAGCCGGCGCACCTGA
- a CDS encoding malate dehydrogenase: MTQAPVNVTVTGAAGQIGYALLFRIASGQLLGQDTPVRLRLLEIPQAVKAAEGTALELEDCAFPLLAGTDIFDDAKQAFEGTNIALLVGARPRTKGMERSDLLEANGGIFKPQGEAINAGAADDVRVLVVGNPANTNALIARSHAPDVPAERFTAMTRLDHNRAVAQLAKKLGVPVTDVKRMTIWGNHSATQYPDVFNAEVKGRGAAEAVNDEKWLAEEFIPRVAKRGAEIIEARGASSAASAANAAIDHVFDWVNGTPQDDWVSMGVPSDGSYGVPEGLISSFPVTCTGGRYEIVQGLEINEFSRPRIDASVQELADERDAVRKLGLV; this comes from the coding sequence ATGACCCAGGCCCCTGTCAACGTCACCGTCACCGGCGCTGCCGGCCAGATCGGGTACGCGCTGCTGTTCCGCATCGCGTCCGGTCAGCTGCTCGGGCAGGACACTCCGGTGCGGCTGCGCCTGCTGGAGATCCCGCAGGCGGTCAAGGCGGCAGAGGGCACGGCACTGGAGCTGGAGGACTGCGCGTTCCCGCTGCTGGCCGGAACCGACATCTTCGACGACGCCAAGCAGGCATTCGAGGGCACCAACATCGCACTGCTGGTCGGAGCGCGGCCCCGCACCAAGGGCATGGAGCGTAGCGACCTGCTCGAGGCCAACGGCGGCATCTTCAAGCCGCAGGGCGAGGCCATCAACGCGGGCGCCGCCGACGACGTCCGGGTCCTCGTGGTCGGCAACCCGGCCAACACCAACGCGCTGATCGCGCGCTCACACGCCCCCGACGTGCCCGCCGAGCGGTTCACCGCGATGACCCGCCTCGACCACAACCGCGCCGTCGCCCAGCTCGCCAAGAAGCTGGGGGTACCGGTCACCGACGTGAAGCGGATGACCATCTGGGGCAACCACTCCGCCACCCAGTATCCCGACGTGTTCAACGCCGAGGTCAAGGGCCGCGGCGCCGCCGAGGCCGTCAACGACGAGAAGTGGCTGGCCGAGGAGTTCATCCCGAGGGTAGCCAAGCGTGGCGCCGAGATCATCGAGGCGCGGGGCGCGTCGTCGGCCGCCTCGGCGGCCAACGCGGCCATCGACCACGTCTTCGACTGGGTCAACGGCACCCCGCAGGACGACTGGGTGTCGATGGGTGTGCCCTCCGACGGCTCCTACGGCGTCCCGGAAGGTCTCATCTCCTCCTTCCCCGTCACCTGCACCGGCGGGCGCTACGAGATCGTGCAGGGGCTGGAGATCAACGAGTTCTCCCGGCCGCGCATCGACGCCTCCGTGCAGGAACTGGCCGACGAGCGCGACGCCGTGCGCAAGCTCGGGCTCGTCTGA
- a CDS encoding GH92 family glycosyl hydrolase yields MASTEFFTSFEDDEPRPTATGARLRLRVGSGPASPLAAPRGTGFTGSHALHYATTTTGLARAGLFTVDLAIAERTELSYVVLPESGRGAGVPTYRSSYVAVDIEFDDGSTLSELTPGAAAAQQGRSKTLYVDQWNLVRHRLGAVAAGRTARAIVLVTEPPPGEQEITGWIDDIRVGEVEQARRDPVDYVHTTRGTHSGRHFSRGNCLPATAVPNGFNLWTPVTDAGSLSWPYHYQHGSLQAFALSHLPSPWIGDRNTFHVMPGTGPLRTRRRDRALAFSHTEETDRPHHYGVRFRCGITTDIAPTDHGAIMRFTFPDKEGWLLFDNVRDFGKVNIDTAQRTVTGHTWVRSRSSAGTHKMYLHATFDQAPIAGRRLRRPPWRTVTGYVRFAEREVTMRIATSLISAPQARRNLETELARPLTFDDVRDRARSRWRDLLGRVEVEGATDDELTTLYSNLYRLFLYPNRAEEDTPQGTRHASPVARRRLRQGARVFEGPMSVNHGFWDTYRTAWPAYALLAPTLCGRLLEGFVNQYREGGWISRWSCPGYGLSMVGTGSDVAFADAYLKGVRGFDVRAAYDAAVKNATVTPSGWRVGRRGLSQSIFLGFTPTSVREGLSWSLEGCVNDFGLANWSLALEEADNAVYFGSRAQGYVEHFDHRIGFFQGRTPRGEWRWSPEEYDPTVWGYDYTETNGWNAAFAVPHDGEGLAALHGGRAGLKSALDTFFATPETGTRTGSYRLVKHEMTEARDVRLGQYAHSNQPSHHIAYLYAHAGAPAETQRIVREVLRRCYLGSEIGQGYPGDEDNGEMSAWYLFSALGFYPLAVGSPHYVIGSPLFTRAVVHLENGNDIVVNAPGNSAENVYVRSLRVNGQPHDSPWLDHEVLTAGAVLDFELGPTPSAWGAVSGPTHRPRPLKEVAGTVSCCDGTDVTALTDDTTFTEVAFRTAYPVLRHEGEGTVRMYTLTSGSTEGTPSGWVLEGSPDGLEWTVLDERHGEVFQWRRQTRAFRITEPMRCRLHRLRITETTWPRLRLAQWELLS; encoded by the coding sequence GTGGCCAGCACGGAGTTCTTCACGTCGTTCGAGGACGACGAACCCCGCCCCACCGCCACAGGAGCGCGGCTGCGGCTTCGCGTCGGCTCCGGCCCGGCCTCGCCGCTGGCCGCGCCGCGAGGCACCGGATTCACCGGCTCCCACGCCCTGCACTACGCCACCACGACAACCGGACTCGCCCGTGCCGGCCTGTTCACCGTGGACCTGGCCATCGCCGAGCGCACCGAGCTGTCCTACGTCGTGCTGCCCGAGTCCGGGCGCGGCGCCGGTGTCCCCACCTACCGCAGCAGCTACGTGGCCGTCGACATCGAGTTCGACGACGGCAGCACGCTCAGCGAACTCACACCCGGCGCCGCCGCGGCGCAGCAGGGCCGGTCGAAGACGCTGTATGTCGATCAGTGGAACCTGGTACGACACCGGCTCGGCGCCGTCGCGGCAGGGCGCACCGCACGGGCGATCGTGCTCGTCACCGAACCGCCGCCCGGCGAGCAGGAGATCACCGGTTGGATCGACGACATCCGCGTCGGAGAGGTCGAACAGGCCCGCCGAGACCCGGTCGACTACGTCCACACCACCAGGGGTACCCACTCCGGCCGCCACTTCTCCCGTGGAAACTGCCTGCCCGCCACCGCGGTTCCCAACGGGTTCAACCTCTGGACTCCGGTCACCGACGCGGGCAGCCTGTCCTGGCCCTACCACTACCAGCATGGCTCACTACAGGCCTTCGCGCTCAGCCACCTGCCGAGCCCATGGATCGGCGACCGCAACACCTTCCATGTCATGCCGGGGACCGGGCCGCTGCGCACCCGCCGCCGGGACCGCGCGCTCGCCTTCTCCCATACCGAGGAGACCGACCGGCCACACCACTACGGCGTCCGGTTCCGCTGCGGTATCACCACCGACATCGCACCGACCGACCACGGTGCCATCATGCGGTTCACCTTCCCCGACAAGGAGGGGTGGCTGCTGTTCGACAACGTGCGCGACTTCGGCAAGGTGAACATCGACACCGCCCAGCGCACGGTGACCGGGCACACCTGGGTACGCAGCCGGTCGTCGGCAGGCACGCACAAGATGTACCTGCACGCCACCTTCGACCAGGCGCCGATCGCGGGACGGCGGTTGCGCCGACCACCGTGGCGAACCGTCACCGGGTACGTGCGGTTCGCCGAACGCGAGGTCACCATGCGCATCGCGACCTCGCTCATCAGCGCCCCGCAGGCCCGGCGCAACCTGGAGACCGAGCTGGCCCGGCCGTTGACGTTCGACGACGTCCGCGACCGCGCCCGAAGTCGCTGGCGGGACCTGCTGGGCAGGGTGGAGGTCGAAGGCGCGACCGACGACGAGCTGACCACCCTTTACTCGAACCTCTACCGGCTGTTCCTCTACCCCAACCGCGCCGAGGAGGACACCCCACAGGGCACCCGACACGCCAGCCCCGTGGCTCGTCGCAGGCTGCGGCAGGGCGCGCGGGTGTTCGAAGGACCGATGTCGGTCAACCACGGGTTCTGGGACACCTACCGCACCGCATGGCCGGCCTACGCACTGCTGGCGCCGACGCTGTGCGGCAGGCTGCTGGAGGGCTTCGTCAACCAGTACCGGGAGGGCGGCTGGATCTCGCGGTGGTCGTGCCCCGGTTACGGGCTCTCGATGGTCGGCACCGGTTCCGACGTCGCCTTCGCCGACGCCTACCTGAAGGGAGTGCGTGGTTTCGACGTGCGCGCCGCCTACGACGCCGCCGTCAAGAACGCGACCGTCACACCTTCGGGGTGGCGCGTGGGCAGGCGCGGGCTGTCGCAGTCGATCTTCCTCGGTTTCACCCCCACATCGGTGCGGGAAGGCCTTTCGTGGTCGCTGGAGGGATGCGTCAACGACTTCGGGCTCGCCAACTGGTCACTGGCGCTCGAAGAGGCCGACAACGCCGTCTACTTCGGCAGCCGCGCGCAAGGCTACGTCGAGCACTTCGACCACCGCATCGGCTTCTTCCAGGGCCGCACGCCTCGCGGCGAATGGAGGTGGAGTCCCGAGGAGTACGACCCCACCGTGTGGGGCTACGACTACACCGAGACCAACGGCTGGAACGCCGCGTTCGCCGTGCCGCACGACGGTGAAGGGCTGGCGGCGCTGCACGGCGGCCGCGCCGGGTTGAAGTCCGCCCTTGACACCTTCTTCGCCACACCGGAAACCGGCACCCGCACCGGTTCCTACCGGTTGGTCAAGCACGAGATGACCGAGGCGAGGGACGTGCGGCTCGGTCAGTACGCCCATTCCAACCAGCCCTCACACCACATTGCCTACCTGTACGCGCACGCGGGCGCACCCGCCGAAACCCAGCGGATCGTGCGAGAGGTGCTGCGCCGCTGCTACCTGGGCAGCGAGATCGGGCAGGGCTATCCCGGCGACGAGGACAACGGTGAGATGTCGGCCTGGTACCTGTTCAGCGCGCTCGGGTTCTACCCGCTCGCGGTAGGCAGCCCTCACTACGTCATCGGCTCACCGCTGTTCACCCGCGCGGTGGTGCACCTGGAGAACGGCAACGACATCGTGGTTAACGCGCCCGGCAACAGCGCAGAGAACGTGTACGTGCGGAGCCTGCGCGTCAACGGGCAGCCGCACGACTCGCCGTGGCTCGACCACGAGGTGCTCACCGCTGGCGCGGTACTGGACTTCGAACTCGGCCCCACCCCTTCGGCGTGGGGCGCTGTCAGCGGCCCCACCCACCGGCCTCGCCCACTCAAGGAAGTCGCTGGCACCGTGAGCTGCTGCGACGGTACGGACGTGACCGCGCTCACCGACGACACCACGTTCACCGAGGTGGCGTTCCGCACGGCCTACCCGGTGCTTCGGCACGAGGGCGAGGGGACAGTGAGGATGTACACGCTGACCTCCGGCAGCACCGAGGGCACCCCGAGCGGTTGGGTACTTGAGGGTTCCCCGGACGGTCTGGAGTGGACCGTGCTGGACGAGCGGCACGGCGAGGTGTTCCAGTGGCGCCGCCAGACAAGGGCGTTTCGGATCACAGAGCCGATGCGCTGCCGGCTGCACCGGCTGCGCATCACGGAGACGACATGGCCACGGCTGCGGTTGGCGCAGTGGGAGCTGCTGAGCTGA
- the mptB gene encoding polyprenol phosphomannose-dependent alpha 1,6 mannosyltransferase MptB yields MATTTDPVPSAESAESADDASRTRSSTRGGDVARFPLRTIAMGAFGSTLLMLASLGAGGILIRDPILGSGPLSWIRYGHGHALATALLYVGFGLVVWAWVRLGRYVLAGRIGSRPVVVAALTWMVPLLIAPPLFTRDVFSYLGQGAQLLYGLDPYAYGPAELDVLPDVVQNVHPLWQTTPAPYGPLFLLIAKGIVSVTGNDVIAGVIVTRLVILTGLAGLLWALPRLVRHLGGKLPVTMWLAIASPMTVIHLVGGPHNDLLMLAFLATGVLAALERRHAAAIALVTVGMLIKPTAAIALPFLVWVWANHLPAEQSLARRFGKAVTPSLGIFGVVFVAGTSISLGSFNLGWVGGLQAPQIIVNWLNFPTGIGEIFHTLVNVVVEVPASPFVTVARLLAWVALAAIIVRQWWLSRHGGNEAILRMAITLLAVAIFAPPTLPWYLTWGFVIASAFPWRRLHLAVVVGVSMVLVLVYYPTGEQSLYDWWFIAVVLAASVYGAASLLRPDPLGLLAAWRRLPNGGAVERQEPGGEVSREQPTPPTRATP; encoded by the coding sequence ATGGCGACCACGACCGACCCTGTGCCGAGCGCTGAGAGCGCGGAATCGGCTGACGACGCTTCGCGGACACGGAGCAGCACCCGTGGCGGCGACGTGGCGCGCTTCCCGTTGCGCACCATCGCGATGGGTGCGTTCGGCAGCACGCTGCTGATGCTGGCTTCGCTCGGCGCGGGCGGCATCCTGATCAGAGACCCGATCCTGGGGTCGGGACCGCTGTCGTGGATCCGTTACGGCCACGGTCATGCGCTGGCGACGGCGCTGCTGTATGTCGGGTTCGGACTGGTGGTGTGGGCGTGGGTGCGGCTGGGCCGTTACGTGCTCGCGGGCCGGATCGGTAGCAGGCCGGTCGTGGTCGCGGCGCTGACGTGGATGGTGCCGCTGCTGATCGCGCCGCCGCTGTTCACCAGGGACGTCTTCTCCTATCTGGGCCAGGGCGCGCAACTGCTGTACGGGTTGGACCCCTACGCCTACGGCCCGGCCGAGTTGGACGTGTTGCCCGACGTGGTGCAGAACGTGCATCCGCTGTGGCAGACCACGCCGGCTCCGTACGGGCCGTTGTTCCTGCTCATCGCCAAGGGCATCGTGTCGGTGACCGGCAACGACGTCATCGCGGGCGTGATCGTGACCAGGCTTGTGATCCTGACCGGGCTGGCCGGGCTGCTGTGGGCGTTGCCGCGGCTGGTGCGTCATCTCGGTGGCAAGCTGCCGGTGACGATGTGGTTGGCGATCGCCAGCCCGATGACGGTGATCCACCTCGTGGGTGGTCCGCACAACGACCTGCTGATGTTGGCTTTCCTTGCCACGGGTGTGCTCGCGGCGCTGGAGCGGCGGCATGCCGCCGCGATCGCGCTGGTGACGGTGGGCATGCTCATCAAGCCGACGGCCGCGATCGCGTTGCCGTTCCTGGTGTGGGTATGGGCCAACCACCTGCCCGCGGAACAGAGCCTGGCACGCCGGTTCGGGAAGGCCGTGACCCCCTCGCTCGGGATCTTCGGCGTGGTGTTCGTGGCGGGGACGTCGATTTCGCTTGGGTCGTTCAATCTCGGCTGGGTCGGCGGGTTGCAGGCGCCGCAGATCATCGTCAACTGGCTCAACTTTCCCACCGGTATCGGGGAGATCTTCCACACGCTGGTCAACGTGGTTGTCGAGGTGCCGGCGTCGCCGTTCGTGACGGTGGCCAGGTTGCTGGCGTGGGTGGCGCTTGCCGCCATCATCGTGAGGCAGTGGTGGCTTTCGCGTCACGGCGGTAACGAGGCCATCCTGCGGATGGCGATCACACTGCTGGCGGTGGCGATTTTCGCTCCTCCGACGTTGCCGTGGTACCTGACGTGGGGTTTCGTCATCGCCTCCGCGTTCCCGTGGCGGCGGCTGCACTTGGCCGTCGTCGTCGGGGTGTCGATGGTGCTGGTGCTGGTGTATTACCCGACGGGGGAGCAGAGTCTCTACGACTGGTGGTTCATCGCGGTGGTGCTCGCCGCCAGCGTTTACGGCGCGGCGTCGTTGCTGCGGCCCGATCCGTTGGGTTTGTTGGCCGCGTGGCGGCGGCTGCCGAACGGCGGGGCGGTCGAGCGGCAGGAGCCTGGCGGCGAGGTCAGTCGGGAACAGCCGACGCCGCCCACCCGCGCCACGCCGTGA
- a CDS encoding TIGR03668 family PPOX class F420-dependent oxidoreductase produces the protein MRLETGQARRRFAAQPVARLATADARGMPHLVPVTFAVAGDTIVFAVDAKPKASADLRRLRNIAANPNVSFLADHYDDDWSRLWWVRADGTATILRARDDPAVETETDIALLQRKYPHYQHNPPHGPVVRTTVTAWRGWAASAVPD, from the coding sequence ATGCGGCTGGAAACGGGGCAAGCTCGTCGGCGCTTCGCGGCACAGCCGGTGGCAAGGCTCGCCACCGCCGACGCTCGCGGTATGCCCCACCTGGTCCCGGTCACCTTCGCCGTCGCAGGCGACACGATCGTGTTCGCGGTGGACGCCAAACCAAAGGCCTCCGCTGACCTGCGGCGACTGCGCAACATAGCCGCCAACCCGAACGTTTCGTTCCTCGCCGACCACTACGACGACGACTGGTCTCGCCTGTGGTGGGTCCGCGCCGACGGCACGGCCACGATCCTGCGTGCGCGGGACGACCCGGCGGTCGAGACCGAGACCGACATCGCGCTATTGCAGCGCAAGTACCCGCACTACCAGCACAACCCGCCACACGGCCCGGTCGTGCGCACCACCGTCACGGCGTGGCGCGGGTGGGCGGCGTCGGCTGTTCCCGACTGA
- a CDS encoding DUF3090 domain-containing protein, with amino-acid sequence MARVIHVFRQPDRFVAGTVGEPGDRTFYLQASESTRTISVTIEKQQVAVLAERLDSLLEEVASRFGADVPEEVPDELVDTEPLDVPVEEEFRVGTMGLGWDAESKAIVIELLAITEGEIDETVVLDDTEEGPDAVRVFLSPAAARAFAARADRVVNAGRKPCPLCGEPLDPAGHICPRQNGYRRNTDLTGEG; translated from the coding sequence ATGGCTCGTGTCATTCACGTCTTCCGTCAACCCGACCGCTTCGTCGCAGGAACCGTCGGGGAACCCGGCGACCGCACGTTCTACCTGCAGGCGTCGGAGAGCACTCGCACTATCAGTGTGACCATCGAGAAGCAGCAGGTCGCGGTGCTCGCCGAGCGCCTGGACTCGTTACTGGAGGAGGTCGCCAGCCGGTTCGGTGCCGACGTGCCGGAGGAGGTGCCCGACGAGCTGGTCGACACCGAACCGTTGGACGTACCCGTTGAGGAGGAGTTCCGGGTCGGCACGATGGGGTTGGGCTGGGACGCCGAGAGCAAGGCCATCGTGATCGAGTTGCTGGCCATCACCGAAGGTGAGATCGACGAGACGGTGGTGCTCGACGACACCGAGGAGGGGCCCGACGCGGTGCGGGTGTTCCTCAGTCCCGCGGCGGCGCGCGCGTTCGCCGCCAGGGCCGACCGCGTGGTCAACGCCGGCCGAAAGCCTTGTCCACTGTGCGGCGAACCGCTCGACCCGGCAGGCCACATCTGCCCAAGGCAGAACGGCTACCGCCGAAACACCGACCTCACCGGCGAGGGTTGA
- a CDS encoding SCO1664 family protein — protein sequence MADYNLDPTDPGARELIANGNIRVEGRLVDASNVTLLCSVELDGLVAKAVYKPVSGERPLWDFPDGTLAGREVATYLVAEAAELAHVPPTVLREGPFGEGMVQLWVDADDEDLVDVCAPEEAPTDWRVVLHAHDRLGEPAVLVHSARDGVRELAALDVVVNNTDRKGGHVLNGADGRVYGVDHGVCLHTDPKLRTVLWGWIGERLPGETVDKLRKLRWSVDHDLGEALAPHLTRAEVAALAGRIDNLLAEGEFPAPGEQWRAIPWPLF from the coding sequence TTGGCCGACTACAACCTGGACCCCACAGACCCCGGGGCGCGCGAGCTGATCGCGAACGGCAACATACGGGTGGAGGGCAGGCTGGTCGACGCGTCGAACGTGACCCTGCTGTGTTCGGTGGAGTTGGACGGCCTTGTCGCCAAGGCGGTGTACAAGCCCGTTTCCGGGGAACGACCGCTGTGGGACTTCCCCGATGGCACGCTGGCGGGCAGGGAGGTGGCGACCTACCTCGTCGCGGAGGCGGCCGAGTTGGCGCACGTACCGCCGACGGTGCTGCGGGAAGGGCCGTTCGGCGAGGGCATGGTGCAGCTGTGGGTCGACGCCGACGACGAGGATCTTGTCGACGTGTGCGCCCCGGAGGAAGCGCCCACCGATTGGCGGGTGGTGTTGCACGCCCACGACCGGCTCGGGGAGCCCGCGGTGCTGGTGCACTCGGCACGGGACGGGGTGCGCGAACTGGCTGCGTTGGATGTGGTGGTGAACAACACCGACCGTAAGGGCGGGCATGTGCTCAACGGCGCCGACGGCCGGGTCTACGGCGTCGACCACGGTGTCTGCCTGCACACCGACCCGAAGTTGCGCACGGTGTTGTGGGGCTGGATCGGTGAGCGGCTTCCTGGCGAGACAGTGGACAAGCTGCGCAAGCTGCGCTGGTCGGTGGACCACGACCTCGGCGAGGCACTGGCGCCGCACCTCACCAGGGCCGAGGTGGCCGCACTGGCGGGGCGTATCGACAACCTGCTCGCCGAGGGGGAGTTTCCCGCTCCCGGGGAGCAGTGGCGCGCCATCCCGTGGCCATTGTTCTGA
- a CDS encoding DUF3097 domain-containing protein — MRSHSYDDVLSGHRRRRQVREVPAEPGLVVEDAASGFCGALIRLEHGGAVLEDRYGNHRLFPLGPAAFLLEGEPVTLVAPRGAGPPRRTRSASGSVAVSRLRARVARDSRIWVEGKHDAELLELVWGHDLRVEGVVVEPLEGVDVLAERIESFGTGPARRLGVLVDHLVPGSKESRLVDAVTDDHVLITGHPYVDVWQAVKPAAVGIAAWPEVPKGVPWKEGVCAALGWGEPYEGWQRVLGGVRDFRDLESPVVGAVERLIDFVTAGGDGPAEQGHA; from the coding sequence GTGCGCTCTCACTCCTATGACGATGTGCTGTCCGGCCACCGTAGGCGCAGGCAGGTGCGGGAAGTGCCCGCCGAGCCGGGACTGGTGGTCGAGGACGCGGCGAGCGGCTTCTGTGGCGCGCTGATCAGGCTGGAGCATGGCGGGGCGGTGCTGGAGGACCGCTACGGCAATCACCGGCTTTTTCCACTGGGGCCTGCCGCGTTCCTGCTGGAGGGTGAGCCGGTCACGTTGGTGGCACCACGCGGGGCGGGTCCACCGCGGCGGACGCGTTCGGCGTCCGGTTCGGTCGCGGTGAGTAGGCTCAGGGCGCGGGTGGCCCGTGACTCGCGGATCTGGGTCGAGGGCAAGCACGACGCGGAACTGCTGGAGTTGGTTTGGGGTCACGACCTGCGGGTAGAGGGTGTCGTGGTGGAGCCGCTCGAGGGCGTCGACGTGCTGGCCGAGCGCATCGAGTCCTTCGGAACGGGCCCTGCGCGCAGGCTCGGCGTGCTCGTGGACCATCTGGTGCCCGGCAGCAAGGAGTCCCGGCTCGTCGATGCCGTCACCGACGACCATGTGCTGATCACCGGCCATCCCTATGTCGATGTCTGGCAGGCGGTCAAGCCCGCCGCCGTCGGTATCGCGGCTTGGCCGGAGGTGCCGAAGGGAGTGCCGTGGAAGGAGGGGGTCTGCGCGGCGCTCGGTTGGGGAGAGCCCTACGAGGGTTGGCAGCGCGTGCTGGGTGGGGTGCGCGACTTCCGTGATCTGGAGAGCCCGGTTGTGGGCGCGGTCGAACGACTGATCGATTTCGTGACGGCCGGTGGCGACGGACCAGCGGAACAAGGTCACGCGTAG
- a CDS encoding NfeD family protein, with translation MTPALIWLIVGVGLIVAEVLSGDLVLLMLGLGALAGAASATITGNPIVDVAVFGVASIGLLVLARPALKRRFLSGPSVKTNTEALVGAHAVTLSTVDSHGGQVKLAGDVWSARSLTEGQVIEPGTKVTVVEISGATAVVSAEP, from the coding sequence ATGACACCGGCACTCATCTGGCTCATCGTCGGAGTCGGCCTGATCGTCGCCGAGGTGCTGTCGGGCGACCTCGTGCTGCTGATGCTCGGTCTCGGCGCGCTGGCCGGTGCCGCGTCCGCCACGATTACCGGCAACCCGATCGTGGACGTCGCGGTGTTCGGAGTGGCGTCGATCGGCCTGCTCGTGCTGGCCAGGCCCGCGCTCAAGCGCCGGTTCCTCTCCGGTCCCAGTGTGAAGACCAACACCGAGGCGCTGGTCGGCGCGCACGCGGTGACGTTGTCTACTGTGGATTCACATGGTGGGCAGGTGAAGCTCGCGGGGGACGTGTGGTCGGCCCGCAGTCTCACGGAGGGCCAGGTGATCGAGCCTGGCACGAAGGTGACCGTCGTGGAGATCTCCGGGGCGACCGCTGTCGTGTCGGCGGAGCCGTGA